A genomic segment from Phragmites australis chromosome 6, lpPhrAust1.1, whole genome shotgun sequence encodes:
- the LOC133920843 gene encoding uncharacterized protein LOC133920843: protein MAADDSSGFFTGVWPRLRAAASSWRRRGDRSGGDDDDADGDNQGEEATVKLRLARRATKVARVGRNLAFVSFNLEVLVFVYAFWRARRRNLTWRQPIQALPMLVIPALATLIYAAFIRFARRLDLKDKKMLERLQEEKQTNDCVPREFDQNEQNSAKKYDVVDDASKFSASAYSAETSKLGKHHQPSISLRDDGGGDMSWGHSNDFQPMRSDSLRRRRLSIEKTYMTNSSAFSQPINWSSEHLADDLDDPDCIQRTVEHHSNSGADVADNGTVYSSVETSSCIPGCNIVHMNSNATDRAECTPPLSSPKSNGELAQEDAVQIALAGPKSDLPAFAEFLHEVVEEKESSKFHVSEENRASFILEKELLVSPSAVKNIEQRLGTSGFTLCSQGTEKEDVAGGVCFIKVSPELSFLSSQELVLEGSKDASDKESCELNTQEENNAVVNSEEEALHDQHVVSTAEQCSGTSGFFLRCQGSNTTEVPAIVNFFAVSHESNYPAPVESLAEDDEDSEGDETSDVHLPEQKGQEAFPDPFVVDSYEDPFATSEFLSQSEAAKVLGFIKEDLSESQDEVASSYDGCNTENMIGDSVSVQLIPEANIMEALQGGQETLSDPLHHSSCDSAGLFVSSSEISNDEAYSSNSNSYFLYANSVEEEAPIPGQGGYSESKDEMFLDTPILLNEVTSAASWTDNAGCSRFIPNSDRTQSLHDGKRAPPKRSERANVCLEESFVSSDQEIHSENFSLYSRSSSCVSEVNMIETLRGGAFPIPENDERNPVMVPNVNHAENYTNNARSADSFPEINMTETRNVGKEATIGSVHEVSSNFVNSLRAPDAGNDMEKFDNYIDLLSSSAVPVVDAFEGLQAGQGFSEEQCENDLTVCKTKVFPKVKNDENYLTNTIGDIQECKERSIDALQSAQPGLSKSQDEGVFTLHGTYMSPDGISNAGHYLTADYASDIRNTMGSHRISQNASPESQPQDHLSFKEAFVYPDELCLAENNSGNAKSSLCSAEVNLIEFVDSDQRGTPQQQDENNLGFEDIYMAHQCGTSENRLNDLRYQHISDANIVETIQGAERLSSEILHDGIFSIVGTSTSLDGGNKADNSSNNSGSTMHTATILLGLQEGNFKPQDEKAMAISQDEVDSAETNCPNCTYAEATMTGAVEDVNKPPSHSQDEHPGTYISSEKGKTNATNHSNYSRSSSSMPDDNLIEISAVGQEGSLEPNNEYPSSFEKTSISENSPNNPTSVSHTSMKESVIFSGKRLPDPLLEDVHRFDKISGDERANKSLNENGPSYEQIAITQAEVNYTESQDCTEASNLNCTEASESVSEGFFEPEQQGGPELALSQVEMPFFIDEDKGTGKDHNSCIAASSHHEISILETLQELPIAAGSEKGFPDSSKACEPHCTDKELKDLKINDMKEDVEDLDEDHENNPIDLLGASEITPALAQKPSVKLYAKDASWRDLAMGTSNDFEAARVDGLRQRKPIFTISSGTGSSTVSELDDMQYTEPVDDDTSPLSTPLPSSVDVNTQNRSNDKSVCISAECSPTEQPGKRI from the exons ATGGCCGCCGATGACTCCTCCGGTTTCTTCACCGGCGTGTGGCCTCGCCTCCGCGCCGCGGCGTCGAGTTGGCGCCGGAGAGGAGACCGCTCTGGCGGCGACGATGACGATGCTGACGGTGACAACCAAGGGGAGGAGGCAACCGTAAAGTTGCGCCTGGCGCGCCGAGCGACCAAGGTGGCGCGGGTCGGTCGGAACCTCGCCTTCGTCTCCTTCAACCTCGAG GTACTGGTATTTGTTTATGCGTTCTGGAGGGCCAGAAGACGGAATTTGACCTGGAGGCAACCTATCCAAGCACTCCCCATGCTTGTGATCCCTGCCCTAGCTACACTCATTTACGCTGCATTTATACGCTTCGCCAGAAGGC TTGATCTCAAGGACAAGAAAATGCTTGAAAGGCTTCAAGAGGAGAAGCAGACAAATGACTGTGTACCAAGGGAATTTGACCAGAACGAGCAAAACAGTGCCAAG AAATATGATGTTGTGGACGATGCTAGCAAATTTTCAGCTTCAGCTTATTCTGCAGAAACTTCTAAGCTTGGGAAACACCACCAACCGAGTATTAGCTTGAGAGATGATGGTGGAGGAGATATGTCTTGGGGTCATAGCAATGATTTCCAACCAATGCGCTCTGACAGCCTACGACGGAGAAGATTATCTATTGAGAAAACATATATGACCAACAGCAGTGCATTCAGCCAGCCAATTAATTGGTCGTCTGAGCATTTAGCTGATGACCTAGATGACCCAGATTGTATCCAAAGGACTGTAGAACACCATAGCAACTCAGGAGCTGATGTTGCAGATAATGGCACGGTTTACTCCAGTGTGGAGACAAGTTCATGCATACCTGGTTGCAATATTGTTCACATGAATTCAAATGCTACGGATCGTGCTGAATGCACTCCACCATTGAGTAGCCCGAAATCCAATGGAGAACTGGCTCAAGAAGATGCTGTGCAAATAGCACTGGCTGGCCCTAAATCGGACCTTCCTGCCTTTGCAGAGTTTCTTCATGAGGTAGTTGAGGAGAAAGAATCATCTAAGTTCCATGTATCGGAGGAGAACAGGGCGTCCTTCATTTTGGAGAAGGAACTTTTAGTGAGTCCATCTGCAGtaaaaaatatcgaacaacgtTTGGGGACTTCAGGGTTCACCTTGTGCAGTCAAGGGACTGAGAAAGAGGATGTTGCTGGAGGTGTCTGCTTTATTAAGGTCAGCCCTGAGTTGAGCTTCTTATCCTCTCAAGAGCTAGTTTTGGAAGGTAGCAAGGATGCCAGCGATAAAGAATCGTGTGAATTAAACACGCAAGAGGAGAATAACGCAGTTGTCAATTCAGAGGAGGAAGCTTTACATGATCAGCATGTAGTCAGTACTGCTGAACAATGCTCTGGAACTTCAGGGTTCTTTTTGCGCTGTCAAGGTTCCAATACGACGGAGGTTCCTGCAATTGTCAATTTTTTTGCAGTCAGCCATGAATCAAACTATCCAGCACCTGTGGAATCACTTgcagaggatgatgaggactcCGAGGGGGATGAAACTTCTGATGTGCACTTACCGGAGCAGAAGGGCCAGGAAGCTTTTCCGGATCCATTTGTGGTTGATTCTTATGAGGATCCATTTGCTACATCAGAATTTTTGTCACAAAGTGAAGCAGCCAAAGTTCTGGGTTTTATCAAGGAAGATTTGTCTGAATCACAAGATGAGGTCGCCTCTTCATATGATGGCTGTAACACTGAGAATATGATAGGCGATTCAGTGTCTGTTCAACTCATCCCGGAAGCCAACATAATGGAAGCCCTTCAAGGTGGTCAGGAAACATTGTCTGATCCGCTACACCACAGCAGTTGTGATTCTGCAGGGCTTTTCGTATCTTCAAGTGAGATCAGTAACGATGAAGCTTATTCAAGCAACTCAAATTCTTACTTTTTATATGCCAATTCCGTGGAAGAGGAAGCACCCATACCTGGTCAAGGAGGATATTCTGAATCTAAAGATGAAATGTTTCTGGACACTCCCATCTTGTTAAATGAGGTTACAAGTGCAGCAAGTTGGACAGATAATGCTGGATGTTCTCGATTTATTCCAAACAGTGATAGAACTCAATCTCTTCACGATGGCAAACGAGCTCCACCTAAGAGATCAGAGAGAGCTAATGTTTGTCTTGAGGAAAGTTTCGTATCCTCAGACCAGGAAATCCACTCTGAAAATTTTTCGCTCTATTCCAGGTCATCTTCATGCGTTTCAGAGGTCAACATGATTGAAACTCTTAGGGGTGGCGCATTTCCTATACCAGAAAATGATGAAAGAAATCCCGTGATGGTTCCCAATGTAAACCATGCAGAGAATTATACCAACAATGCAAGGTCTGCTGATTCTTTTCCAGAAATCAACATGACGGAAACTCGTAATGTTGGTAAGGAAGCTACTATTGGTTCAGTGCATGAAGTTTCTTCAAATTTTGTGAATAGTTTGAGAGCTCCTGATGCCGGTAATGACATGGAAAAATTTGATAACTACATAGACTTACTGTCATCTTCAGCTGTTCCAGTAGTTGATGCGTTTGAAGGCTTGCAAGCTGGTCAGGGGTTCTCAGAGGAGCAATGTGAAAATGATCTTACAGTTTGCAAGACCAAAGTGTTTCCTAAGGtaaaaaatgatgaaaattATTTGACCAACACAATTGGAGATATCCAAGAGTGCAAGGAAAGATCAATTGATGCCTTGCAATCTGCTCAGCCAGGGTTATCCAAGTCCCAAGATGAAGGTGTTTTTACTCTTCACGGAACTTACATGTCTCCTGATGGGATTAGCAATGCTGGACATTATTTGACTGCTGATTATGCTTCAGATATTCGCAATACAATGGGCAGTCATCGCATCAGCCAAAATGCATCACCTGAATCACAACCTCAGGACCACTTAAGTTTCAAGGAGGCTTTCGTATATCCGGATGAGCTTTGTCTTGCTGAAAATAATTCAGGCAACGCAAAGTCATCATTGTGTTCTGCAGAGGTCAACTTGATTGAATTTGTGGACAGTGATCAGAGAGGAACCCCTCAGCAACAAGATGAGAACAATTTGGGTTTTGAGGATATTTACATGGCTCACCAGTGTGGCACTTCTGAAAATCGTCTTAACGATTTGAGGTATCAACATATTTCAGATGCCAATATTGTGGAGACTATTCAAGGTGCAGAAAGATTATCATCAGAGATACTTCATGATGGCATCTTCAGTATTGTCGGGACCTCAACTTCTCTAGATGGTGGCAACAAAGCTGATAATTCTTCAAATAATTCAGGATCTACTATGCATACTGCAACGATTCTCCTAGGTCTTCAAGAAGGAAATTTCAAGCCACAAGATGAGAAGGCAATGGCCATCTCCCAAGATGAGGTTGATAGTGCAGAAACAAATTGCCCAAATTGTACATATGCTGAAGCAACCATGACTGGAGCTGTAGAAGATGTCAATAAACCACCATCTCATTCACAGGATGAACATCCTGGGACTTATATTTCTTCAGAAAAGGGCAAAACGAATGCAACAAATCATTCAAACTACTCGAGATCCTCATCATCTATGCCTGATGACAACTTGATAGAAATTTCTGCAGTAGGTCAAGAAGGATCTTTGGAGCCTAACAATGAATATCCATCTAGTTTTGAGAAGACCTCAATATccgaaaattctccaaataatcCAACGTCTGTTTCACATACCAGCATGAAGGAATCTGTAATATTTTCTGGAAAGCGGTTGCCTGATCCATTACTGGAAGACGTTCATAGGTTTGATAAGATTTCTGGTGATGAAAGGGCCAATAAGTCACTAAACGAAAATGGCCCTAGTTATGAGCAGATAGCCATAACTCAAGCTGAGGTCAACTATACTGAAAGTCAAGATTGCACTGAAGCTTCAAATCTTAATTGCACTGAAGCTTCTGAGAGTGTTAGTGAAGGATTTTTCGAGCCAGAACAACAAGGGGGACCAGAATTGGCTCTTAGTCAGGTGGAGATGCCCTTCTTCATAGATGAGGACAAGGGAACTGGAAAGGACCATAATAGTTGCATCGCTGCTTCATCTCATCATGAAATCAGCATTTTGGAGACTCTCCAAGAACTGCCTATAGCTGCTGGAAGTGAAAAAG GTTTCCCGGACAGCAGTAAAGCATGTGAACCGCATTGCACAGATAAGGAACTAAAAGACCTTAAAATTAATGACATGAAAGAGGACGTTGAAGACTTGGATGAGGACCATGAG AATAATCCCATAGATCTTCTTGGGGCATCTGAAATTACACCTGCCCTGGCACAAAAGCCTTCTGTAAAGCTTTATGCAAAAGATGCTTCTTGGAGAGATTTGGCAATGGGGACGAGCAATGATTTCGAAGCAGCACGAGTGGATGGGCTTCGGCAGAGGAAACCAATATTCACAATCAGCAGTGGCACTGGGAGCAGTACTGTGTCTGAACTAGACGATATGCAGTACACTGAACCTGTCGATGATGATACCAGCCCTCTTAGCACTCCTCTACCTTCATCTGTTGATGTTAATACTCAAAACAGATCAAATGATAAGAGTGTGTGCATTTCAGCAGAATGCTCACCCACTGAACAGCCTGGCAAGAGGATCTAG
- the LOC133920845 gene encoding protein BRICK1-like: MGRAGGMGNPVNVGTAVQVDWENRKFISNISLNVRRLFDFLRFEATTKSKLASLNEKLDILERKLEVFEVQVSSAATNPSLFN; this comes from the exons ATGGGTCGCGCCGGTGGGATGGGGAATCCTGTGAACGTGGGGACCGCGGTGCAGGTGGATTGGGAGAACCGCAAGTTCATCTCCAACATCTCCCTCAACGTCCGCCGCCTCTTCGACTTCCTCAGATTCG AGGCTACGACGAAGAGCAAACTAGCGTCTTTGAACGAGAAGCTTGATATCCTAGAGCGGAAGCTGGAGGTGTTTGAAGTCCAAGTGAGCAGCGCGGCCACTAATCCTTCTCTCTTCAACTAG
- the LOC133920842 gene encoding eukaryotic initiation factor 4A-III homolog B, with the protein MAAAGAATTSRRGPGGGRNLDDENLTFETSPGVEVVSSFDQMGIKDDLLRGIYGYGFEKPSAIQQRAVLPIINGRDVIAQAQSGTGKTSMISLTVCQTVDTAVREVQALILSPTRELASQTERVMLAIGDYLNIQVHACIGGKSIGEDIRRLENGVHVVSGTPGRVCDMIKRRTLRTRAIKLLVLDEADEMLSRGFKDQIYDIYRYLPPELQVVLISATLPHEILEMTNKFMTEPVRILVKRDELTLEGIKQFFVAVEKEEWKFDTLCDLYDTLTITQAVIFCNTKRKVDWLTERMRSNNFTVSAMHGDMPQQERDAIMNEFRSGATRVLITTDVWARGLDVQQVSLVINYDLPNNRELYIHRIGRSGRFGRKGVAINFVRKDDIRILRDIEQYYSTQIDEMPMNVADLI; encoded by the exons atggcggcggcgggtgcggCCACCACCTCCAGGCGCGGCCCCGGCGGAGGCCGCAACCTGGACGACGAGAACCTCACCTTCGAGACCTCCCCGGGGGTCGAGGTCGTCAGCAGCTTCGACCAGATGGGCATCAAGGACGATCTCCTCCGAGGCATCTACGGCTACGGCTTCGAGAAACCCTCCGCCATCCAGCAGCGCGCCGTCCTCCCCATCATCAATGGACGCGACGTCATTGCACAGGCGCAGTCCGGCACCGGCAAGACCTCCATGATCTCCCTCACCGTCTGCCAGACCGTCGACACCGCTGTCCGCGA GGTTCAGGCATTGATACTGTCACCCACCAGAGAACTTGCTTCACAAACAGAGAGAGTTATGCTGGCTATTGGTGACTACCTCAATATTCAAGTGCATGCTTGTATTGGTGGCAAAAGTATCGGTGAAGATATCAGGAGGCTCGAGAACGGAGTGCATGTTGTGTCAGGAACTCCTGGCAGAGTCTGTGATATGATCAAGAGAAGGACCCTCCGAACCAGAGCCATCAAGCTCCTTGTTCTG GACGAAGCTGATGAGATGTTGAGCAGAGGCTTTAAGGATCAGATTTATGATATCTACAGATATCTCCCCCCGGAACTCCAG GTTGTTTTGATCTCTGCGACCCTGCCCCATGAGATCCTGGAGATGACTAACAAGTTCATGACCGAGCCAGTTAGGATCCTTGTGAAGCGTGATGAATTGACCCTGGAG GGCATCAAACAATTCTTTGTTGCTGTTGAGAAAGAGGAATGGAAGTTTGATACGCTGTGTGATCTTTATGATACACTAACCATCACCCAAGCTGTCATTTTCTGCAATACTAAGAGAAAG GTGGATTGGCTTACTGAAAGAATGCGCAGCAATAACTTCACAGTATCAGCTATGCATGGTGACATGCCTCAACAGGAAAGGGATGCCATTATGAATGAGTTCAGGTCTGGTGCAACTCGTGTGCTAATCACAACAGATGTGTGGGCTCGAGGCTTGGATGTTCAGCAG GTTTCTCTTGTCATAAATTATGATCTCCCAAATAATCGTGAACTTTACATCCATCGCATTGGTCGCTCTGGTCGTTTTGGTCGCAAG GGTGTGGCGATCAATTTTGTGCGCAAGGACGACATCCGTATACTGAGAGACATAGAGCAGTACTACAGTACGCAAATTGATGAAATGCCGATGAATGTTGCTGATCTTATTTGA
- the LOC133920307 gene encoding two-component response regulator ORR3, producing MSTTAPEPHVLAVDDSIVDRAVISRLLRSSKYRVTTVDSGKRALEVLSLDPCNVHMIITDYCMPEMTGYDLLKRVKESAELREIPVVIMSSENSPTRIRRCLEEGAEEFLIKPVRPSDVSRLCSRVMMQ from the exons ATGTCGACGACGGCGCCGGAGCCGCACGTCCTGGCTGTGGACGATAGCATCGTCGACCGTGCTGTCATCTCACGGCTCCTCCGCAGCTCCAAATACCGAG TTACGACGGTGGATAGTGGCAAGAGAGCATTGGAGGTTCTCAGTCTG GATCCCTGCAATGTGCACATGATCATCACGGATTACTGCATGCCGGAGATGACCGGCTACGACCTCCTCAAGAGGGTCAAG GAGTCGGCGGAGCTGAGGGAGATCCCGGTGGTGATCATGTCGTCGGAGAACTCGCCGACGAGGATCCGGCGGTGCCTGGAGGAGGGTGCGGAGGAGTTCCTCATCAAGCCGGTGCGGCCGTCGGATGTGTCGCGGCTCTGCAGCCGCGTCATGATGCAGTAA
- the LOC133920306 gene encoding uncharacterized protein At2g24330-like: MAEAPPRRLARTPSSSGVWWKLGDPAESSSEVERRLRGIAEKEAAVRARMERRAAGAPAVRRKIAVTSLSLEVVALVYGLWTATRRGMGWRNRGLKLLLLLLLPALAIPALVLPAFARFRNMLDARDQQKLERLRAERKAKIGHFRGSLHNLQKLIEKYDPDAAAADSDNEAAASKKLKRTHSRLNFHVGDD; encoded by the exons ATGGCGGAGGCACCGCCGAGGCGGCTGGCACGCACCCCCTCCTCCTCGGGCGTCTGGTGGAAGCTTGGCGACCCCGCAGAGTCGTCGTCGGAGGTGGAGCGGCGGCTGCGCGGCATCGCCGAGAAGGAGGCCGCCGTCAGGGCACGCATGGAGAGGCGCGCCGCGGGCGCCCCTGCTGTCCGCCGCAAGATCGCCGTCACGTCGCTAAGCCTTGAG GTGGTGGCGTTGGTGTATGGCCTATGGACGGCGACAAGGCGGGGCATGGGCTGGCGCAACAGGGGGCTCaaactgctgctcctgctgctgctgcctgcaCTCGCCATACCCGCCTTGGTCCTGCCGGCATTTGCCCGGTTCCGGAACATGC TGGACGCCAGGGACCAGCAGAAGCTGGAACGGCTTCGAGCAGAAAGGAAGGCAAAGATCGGCCACTTCAGGGGAAGCCTCCACAATCTGCAGAAGCTCATAGAG AAGTACGAtcctgatgctgctgctgctgatagTGATAATGAGGCAGCTGCTAGCAAAAAGCTCAAGAGGACACACTCGCGATTGAACTTCCATGTGGGAGATGATTGA
- the LOC133920844 gene encoding probable cytosolic oligopeptidase A has translation MGPRPRKRTQALAAAAAAMLLLSSALFTARLPLAISARLPNPTTRLLFAALPSSFPLRAFCTRARPFPATCSAYSSMADDNPLLLADFDFPPFDRVEPCHVRPGIRDLLTRLEGELEELEKGVDPTWGKLVEPLERISDKLEVIWGMVDHLKAVKDSADLRAAIEEVQPDKVKFQLRLGQSKPIYECFKAIRNSSDWESLSDARKRIVEAQIKEAVLSGVALEDEQREKFNQIEQELEKLTQKFSENVLDATKKFEKLITDKKEIEGLPATALGLAAQTAVSKGHENATAENGPWVITLDAPSYIPVMQHARNRALREEVYRAYLSRASSGELDNTNIISQILKLRLEKAKLLGYKNYAEVSMAQKMATVERVEELLEKLRAASWDHAVKDMEDLEIFAKDSGSPEANDLTHWDLTFWSERLRESKYDINEEELRPYFALPKVMDGLFTLANKLFGVTVEPADGLAPVWHSDVKFYCVKDSSNSPVAYFYFDPYSRPSEKRGGAWMNVVFSRSRVLARNGLPVRLPVAHMVCNQTPPVGDKPSLMTFREVETVFHEFGHALQHMLTKQDEGFVAGIRGVEWDAVELPSQFMENWCYHKDTLLSIAKHYETGETLPEEIYAKLVAAKNFRAGTFSLRQIRFASVDMELHTTYDPNGSLSIYDVDRRVAERTQVLAPLLEDRFLCSFSHIFAGGYAAGYYSYKWAEVLSADAFSAFEDAGLDNEKAIEETGRRFRDTVLALGGGKSPLEVFVSFRGREPSPEPLLRHNGLLPVAA, from the exons atgggCCCACGACCACGTAAGCGTACCcaagccctcgccgccgccgccgccgccatgcttctcctctcctccgccCTCTTCACCGCTCGCCTCCCACTCGCCATCTCCGCTCGCCTCCCAAACCCTACCACCCGACTCCTCTTCGCCGCCCTCCCCTCATCCTTCCCTCTCCGCGCCTTCTGCACGAGGGCGCGCCCCTTCCCGGCCACCTGCTCAGCCTACTCCTCCATGGCCGACGACAACCCGCTCCTCCTCGCCGACTTCGACTTCCCGCCCTTCGACCGCGTAGAGCCCTGCCACGTCCGACCCGGCATTCGCGACCTCCTCACCCGACTC GAGGGAGAGCTGGAGGAGCTTGAGAAGGGCGTCGACCCGACGTGGGGGAAGCTGGTCGAGCCGCTTGAGCGCATCTCAGACAAGCTCGAGGTCATCTGGGGGATGGTCGACCACCTCAAAGCCGTCAAGGACTCCGCAGACCTCCGCGCCGCCATCGAGGAAGTCCAG CCTGACAAAGTCAAGTTTCAACTAAGGCTGGGGCAGAGCAAGCCTATCTATGAATGTTTCAAGGCCATCAGGAATTCTTCGGATTGGGAAAGCCTCAGTGATGCTCGCAAGCGTATAGTAGAAG CTCAAATAAAGGAAGCTGTTCTCAGTGGAGTTGCACTTGAGGATGAACAGAGGGAGAAATTTAATCAAATCGAACAA GAGCTTGAAAAGTTAACACAAAAGTTTAGCGAAAATGTGCTGGATGCAAcaaagaaatttgagaaattaatTACTGATAAGAAAGAAATTGAGGGGTTACCTGCTACAGCCCTTGGTTTAGCAGCACAAACTGCTGTGTCAAAG GGTCATGAAAATGCTACAGCTGAAAATGGACCTTGGGTCATCACGTTGGACGCACCAAGCTATATTCCTGTTATGCAACATGCTCGGAACAGAGCTCTCCGTGAAGAAGTTTATCGTGCATATCTAAGCCGTGCCTCTAGTGGTGAACTTGATAACACCAATATCATTAGTCAAATTCTGAAGTTAAGGCTAGAGAAGGCTAAACTTCTTGGCTACAAGAACTATGCTGAG GTAAGCATGGCCCAGAAAATGGCAACTGTTGAACGGGTAGAGGAGCTTCTCGAGAAGTTGCGTGCTGCTTCCTGGGATCATGCTGTTAAAG ATATGGAAGACTTAGAAATCTTTGCGAAAGATTCTGGTTCTCCGGAAGCTAATGATTTGACTCACTGGGACCTTACCTTCTGGAGCGAACGACTGAGGGAGTCTAAATATGATATCAATGAg GAAGAACTGCGTCCTTATTTTGCGCTACCCAAGGTTATGGATGGCCTCTTCACTCTTGCAAATAAGCTTTTTGGGGTGACCGTTGAACCTGCAGATGGACTGGCTCCT GTTTGGCACAGTGATGTGAAATTTTATTGTGTCAAAGACTCTTCCAATAGCCCTGTTGCTTATTTTTACTTCGATCCATATTCAAGACCATCTGAAAAACGTGGAGGGGCTTGGATGAATGTGGTCTTTTCTCGCAGTCGCGTGCTTGCACGCAATGGTTTGCCTGTTAGGCTGCCTGTTGCCCATATGGTGTGTAATCAGACGCCACCAGTTGGTGATAAGCCCAGCCTTATGACCTTCCGTGAG GTTGAAACCGTGTTTCATGAATTTGGTCACGCCCTTCAGCATATGCTTACTAAACAAGATGAAGGCTTTGTTGCTGGTATTCGTGGAGTTGAATGGGATGCTGTAGAGTTACCCTCCCAGTTCATGGAAAACTGGTGCTATCACAA GGATACCCTTTTAAGCATTGCAAAGCATTATGAAACCGGTGAAACTCTTCCAGAGGAAATTTATGCGAAGCTTGTTGCTGCAAAGAACTTCCGTGCTGGCACTTTCAGCCTGCGCCAG ATACGTTTTGCCAGTGTCGATATGGAGCTGCATACAACTTATGATCCTAATGGCTCGCTGTCCATATATGATGTTGACCGAAGAGTTGCAGAACGGACACAAGTTCTTGCTCCTCTTCTGGAGGATAGGTTCTTGTGCAGCTTTAGCCATATATTTGCAG GTGGCTATGCTGCTGGATACTACAGTTACAAG TGGGCTGAAGTATTGTCAGCTGATGCATTCTCAGCTTTTGAAGATGCTGGTTTGGATAATGAGAAG GCAATCGAGGAAACAGGCAGACGATTCAGAGACACAGTTCTTGCACTTGGAGGTGGAAAGTCTCCACTTGAG GTCTTTGTTTCTTTCCGAGGACGGGAGCCTTCACCTGAACCACTTCTTAGGCACAACGGTTTACTTCCTGTTGCGGCTTAG